A single genomic interval of Saccharothrix saharensis harbors:
- a CDS encoding response regulator transcription factor, whose translation MIRVVLADDQALVRAGFRLLLDTEDGFEVVGEAGDGAEAVRQAHEHRPDVVVMDIRMPGTDGLAATRQVCAELPDVKVLVLTTFNVDEYVFEALRAGASGFLLKDTDPVELLHALKVVAEGDALLAPSVTRKLIEEFANRPEHRRPDPKALRELTAREREVLALVAAGMSNEEIAEHLVISPATSRTHVSRVLTKLGARDRAQLVVLAYESGLVSPRRG comes from the coding sequence GTGATCAGGGTGGTGCTGGCCGACGACCAGGCGTTGGTGCGCGCGGGGTTCCGCCTGCTGCTCGACACCGAGGACGGGTTCGAGGTCGTCGGCGAGGCCGGTGACGGCGCGGAGGCGGTGCGGCAGGCGCACGAGCACCGGCCGGACGTCGTGGTGATGGACATCCGGATGCCGGGCACCGACGGCCTGGCCGCCACCCGGCAGGTCTGCGCCGAGCTGCCGGACGTGAAGGTGCTGGTGCTGACGACCTTCAACGTGGACGAGTACGTGTTCGAGGCGCTGCGCGCGGGCGCGTCCGGGTTCCTGCTCAAGGACACCGACCCGGTCGAGCTGCTGCACGCCCTCAAGGTGGTCGCGGAGGGTGACGCACTCCTCGCACCGAGTGTCACCCGTAAGTTGATCGAGGAGTTCGCGAACCGCCCGGAGCACCGCCGTCCCGACCCGAAGGCGCTGCGCGAGCTGACCGCGCGGGAGCGGGAGGTGCTGGCGCTCGTCGCGGCCGGCATGTCCAACGAGGAGATCGCCGAGCACCTCGTGATCAGCCCCGCCACCTCCCGGACCCACGTCAGCCGGGTGCTGACCAAACTGGGTGCGCGGGACCGCGCGCAACTCGTCGTGCTCGCCTACGAATCAGGTTTGGTGTCCCCGCGCCGAGGGTGA
- a CDS encoding glycosyltransferase, with the protein MTDAAYEVETPPLVSIVLVSYGGRAMLNHCLYLVEQHTTVPHEVIVVDSGSPDGTDRWVRDHLRNARGHVVNRNIGFGAGCNLGVLDARAPYICFLNADVEVGPRWLEPLIEVLDRQPSVGAVAPLMRDQSGAVQEFGSVVDADGWCRAWGDGAPLGPEEALFPHAVDYASAACLLVRRRAFHQVGGFSTDYDTAYFEDVDLAFGLRAAGWSTVVEPKSTVVHQRHGSSNSEVANDLMKVNHSTFLRRWGAELAGRPALPAPDRPSPRFYLARDVLVDERVLVVDDRVPNADRGSGDPRTQRMLEALAAPNRRITLLARDLMRAAEYAPALLEQGIEVVWVHANPFQVLRERAGLYDVVIAARPHNFQWIADAVAESQPQAVKVYDSESLFHRRMDQYVEHAESPVERTRLAVEAAEQRAVEEAAFRWADIGICVTEQEAEWARGVAPDTAVKVVGYPADRPGHVPGVESRTGIAYFGGFMAGPGSPNEIAVLDLVRDVLPPLLARHPDLRLGVVGADPTPAVKALASPHVEIVGRVPNPAWVLGRYRLQVVPMRLGTGIKLKFLDSMAAGLPFVTTSVGAEGLHLGDLAKYLVADSTAELADRVDALLTDDELWLDVQRELLRIADERFSWSAFRRELDEVLAEAGIAPPPRER; encoded by the coding sequence GTGACCGACGCCGCCTACGAGGTCGAGACCCCTCCGCTGGTGTCGATCGTCCTGGTGTCCTACGGCGGTCGCGCCATGCTCAACCACTGCCTGTACCTGGTCGAGCAGCACACCACCGTGCCGCACGAGGTGATCGTGGTCGACAGCGGTTCGCCCGACGGCACCGACCGGTGGGTGCGCGACCACCTGCGCAACGCCCGGGGTCACGTGGTGAACCGCAACATCGGGTTCGGCGCCGGGTGCAACCTGGGTGTCCTGGACGCCCGCGCTCCCTACATCTGCTTCCTCAACGCCGACGTCGAGGTGGGCCCGCGCTGGCTGGAGCCGCTGATCGAGGTGCTGGACCGGCAGCCGTCGGTCGGCGCGGTGGCACCGCTGATGCGGGACCAGTCCGGCGCCGTGCAGGAGTTCGGCTCCGTCGTGGACGCCGACGGCTGGTGCCGCGCGTGGGGTGACGGCGCACCGCTCGGACCGGAGGAGGCGTTGTTCCCGCACGCCGTGGACTACGCGTCGGCGGCCTGCCTGCTGGTCCGCCGCCGGGCGTTCCACCAGGTCGGCGGGTTCTCCACCGACTACGACACGGCGTACTTCGAGGACGTCGACCTGGCGTTCGGCCTGCGCGCCGCCGGGTGGTCCACCGTGGTGGAGCCCAAGTCGACGGTGGTGCACCAGCGGCACGGGTCGTCGAACTCCGAGGTCGCGAACGACCTGATGAAGGTCAACCACAGCACGTTCCTGCGGCGCTGGGGCGCGGAGCTGGCCGGGCGTCCCGCGCTGCCCGCGCCGGACCGGCCCTCGCCGCGGTTCTACCTGGCCCGCGACGTGCTGGTGGACGAGCGGGTGCTGGTCGTGGACGACCGGGTGCCCAACGCCGACCGGGGCAGCGGTGACCCGCGCACCCAGCGGATGCTGGAGGCGCTGGCCGCGCCCAACCGGCGGATCACCCTGCTGGCCCGCGACCTCATGCGTGCCGCGGAGTACGCGCCCGCGTTGCTGGAGCAGGGCATCGAGGTGGTGTGGGTGCACGCCAACCCGTTCCAGGTGCTGCGGGAACGCGCCGGGCTCTACGACGTGGTCATCGCGGCCCGGCCGCACAACTTCCAGTGGATCGCCGACGCGGTGGCCGAGAGCCAGCCCCAGGCGGTCAAGGTCTACGACTCCGAGTCGCTGTTCCACCGGCGCATGGACCAGTACGTGGAGCACGCGGAGTCACCGGTCGAGCGGACCCGCCTCGCCGTCGAGGCGGCCGAGCAGCGGGCGGTCGAGGAGGCCGCGTTCCGCTGGGCCGACATCGGCATCTGCGTCACCGAGCAGGAAGCCGAGTGGGCCCGGGGTGTCGCACCGGACACGGCGGTCAAGGTGGTCGGCTACCCGGCGGACCGCCCGGGACACGTGCCGGGGGTGGAGTCCCGCACGGGCATCGCCTACTTCGGCGGCTTCATGGCCGGACCCGGCAGCCCCAACGAGATCGCCGTGCTGGACCTGGTGCGCGACGTGCTGCCGCCACTGCTGGCCAGGCACCCCGACCTGCGGCTCGGCGTCGTCGGCGCGGACCCGACACCCGCCGTCAAGGCGCTCGCGTCGCCGCACGTGGAGATCGTCGGTCGGGTGCCGAACCCGGCGTGGGTGCTCGGCCGCTACCGCCTCCAGGTGGTGCCGATGCGGCTGGGCACCGGGATCAAGCTGAAGTTCCTCGACTCGATGGCCGCCGGGCTGCCGTTCGTGACCACGAGCGTCGGTGCGGAGGGGCTGCACCTCGGCGACCTCGCCAAGTACCTGGTGGCGGACTCGACCGCGGAGCTGGCCGACCGGGTGGACGCCCTGCTGACCGACGACGAGCTGTGGTTGGACGTGCAGCGGGAGCTGCTGCGCATCGCCGACGAGCGGTTCTCGTGGTCCGCGTTCCGGCGCGAGCTGGACGAGGTGCTCGCCGAGGCCGGGATCGCGCCGCCGCCGCGGGAACGCTGA
- a CDS encoding UDP-glucose dehydrogenase family protein, translating to MFVRRIAVVGTGYVGLTTGACLASLGHRVVCADVDALKVARLRAGQVDILEPDLADLVVAGRSAGRLEFVEGARHAVADAEVVFLCLPTPMGAGGAADLGAVEAVAREVRDVLPYGAVVVCKSTVPVGTSTRIAALLGREDVAVVSNPEFLREGSAVRDFLHPDRIVVGADSPQAAERVGALFTRLGAPTVLMDAASAEMVKYAANCFLAMKLSYVNAVAELCERVGADVTSVTEGMGYDKRIGQSFLKPGPGWGGSCLPKDTHAMVRIADAVGVDFSLVRATIETNGRQQRRVVEKLRRAIGPLAGARIGVLGLAFKAGTNDLRDSPALAVAELLAFEGAELVAHDPEISRPLVGMTVVDSPYEAARDADAVVLLTEWPQFRALDWALVASVMAGSAVLDTRNHLDADAVARAGLVLHGLGRELRVPDQAM from the coding sequence ATGTTCGTCCGACGGATCGCGGTCGTGGGAACGGGTTACGTGGGCCTGACGACGGGGGCGTGCCTGGCCTCCCTCGGACATCGGGTCGTGTGCGCCGACGTGGACGCGCTGAAGGTCGCGCGGCTGCGCGCCGGGCAGGTCGACATCCTCGAACCGGACCTCGCCGACCTCGTCGTGGCGGGCCGGTCCGCCGGGCGGCTGGAGTTCGTCGAAGGCGCGCGGCACGCCGTGGCGGACGCCGAAGTGGTGTTCCTGTGCCTGCCGACACCCATGGGCGCGGGCGGCGCGGCCGACCTCGGCGCGGTCGAGGCCGTGGCTCGGGAGGTCCGCGACGTCCTCCCCTACGGCGCGGTCGTCGTGTGCAAGTCGACCGTCCCCGTCGGCACGTCGACCCGGATCGCCGCCCTCCTCGGCCGCGAGGACGTCGCCGTGGTCTCCAACCCCGAGTTCCTGCGCGAGGGCAGCGCCGTCCGCGACTTCCTGCACCCCGACCGGATCGTGGTCGGCGCCGACTCGCCCCAGGCCGCCGAACGCGTCGGCGCGCTGTTCACCCGCCTCGGCGCGCCCACCGTGCTCATGGACGCGGCCAGCGCCGAGATGGTCAAGTACGCGGCCAACTGCTTCCTGGCGATGAAGCTGTCCTACGTCAACGCGGTCGCCGAGCTGTGCGAACGCGTCGGCGCGGACGTCACCTCCGTCACCGAGGGCATGGGCTACGACAAGCGCATCGGCCAGTCGTTCCTGAAGCCCGGACCCGGCTGGGGCGGGTCGTGCCTGCCCAAGGACACGCATGCCATGGTGCGCATCGCCGACGCCGTAGGGGTGGACTTCTCGCTGGTCAGGGCCACCATCGAGACGAACGGGCGGCAGCAGCGCCGGGTGGTGGAGAAGCTGCGCCGGGCCATCGGGCCGCTGGCCGGTGCGCGCATCGGCGTGCTCGGGCTCGCGTTCAAGGCGGGCACGAACGACCTGCGCGACTCGCCCGCCCTGGCGGTGGCGGAGCTGCTCGCGTTCGAGGGCGCGGAGCTGGTCGCGCACGACCCGGAGATCAGCCGACCGCTGGTGGGCATGACCGTGGTCGACTCGCCGTACGAGGCGGCGCGCGACGCCGACGCGGTCGTGCTGCTGACCGAGTGGCCGCAGTTCCGCGCGCTGGACTGGGCGCTGGTGGCATCGGTGATGGCGGGGTCGGCGGTGCTCGACACGCGCAACCACCTGGACGCGGACGCGGTGGCGCGGGCCGGGCTCGTGCTGCACGGGCTGGGACGGGAGCTGCGCGTCCCCGACCAGGCGATGTGA
- a CDS encoding DUF397 domain-containing protein, whose product MTVWRKSSRSNNGNNSNCVEVSLVGRSARVRDSKNPTGPTVALPDWQAFLDAAKRGRFGA is encoded by the coding sequence GTGACTGTGTGGCGCAAGAGCAGCCGCAGCAACAACGGGAACAACTCCAACTGCGTCGAGGTCTCGCTGGTGGGCCGTTCGGCTCGGGTCCGGGACTCGAAGAACCCGACAGGGCCGACCGTGGCGCTGCCCGACTGGCAGGCGTTCCTGGACGCGGCCAAGCGCGGACGGTTCGGGGCCTGA
- a CDS encoding gamma-glutamyltransferase family protein: MFTTRPELVGTHGMVASTHWLASTAGMAVLEDGGNAFDAAVAVGFVLQVVEPHLNGPGGEVPVVFAAAGETSPRVLCGQGVAPAGATTSHYRGLGLDLVPGSGLLAATVPGAWDGWLTLLRDYGTKSLRDVLGYAIGYARDGFPLLERVSFTISTVADLFREHWTSSAALWLPGGTPPEAGSRFRNPKLADTWEWLLAAAEAAGSDREAQIEAARRAWSQGFVAAQVDEFFRIAHRDDSGADHAGVLTGEDMASWEASYEDAVSVDFGSWSVVKPGAWTQGPVLLQQLLLLEGFGDRLAYADGVPTAETVHLAVECAKLAFADREAWYGDSGDVPLDVLLSRDYAGQRRQLVGDRASLDLRPGSPGPVEARLPGHVLRGPRVASRQDSGGALGEPTVSRAGTVKGDTVHVDVVDRWGNVVSATPSGGWLQSSPTIPSLGFCLGSRAQMFWLDEGLPNSLAPGKRPRITLSPTLALRDGLPAMAFGTPGGDQQDQWQLGFWLAHTVGGMNLQQAIDSPMWHTNAFPSSFYPRPWTPGELVIESRIGDAALAELRERGHSVVDAGPWTLGRMSAVARDSRDGLLRAAANARGAQGYAVGR, encoded by the coding sequence ATGTTCACCACCCGTCCCGAGCTCGTCGGCACCCACGGCATGGTCGCCTCCACGCACTGGCTCGCCTCCACCGCGGGCATGGCCGTCCTCGAGGACGGCGGCAACGCCTTCGACGCCGCGGTCGCGGTCGGCTTCGTGCTGCAAGTGGTGGAACCGCACCTCAACGGCCCCGGCGGCGAGGTGCCCGTCGTGTTCGCCGCGGCCGGCGAGACGTCACCGCGCGTGCTGTGCGGCCAGGGCGTGGCCCCCGCCGGCGCGACCACCTCGCACTACCGGGGCCTGGGCCTGGACCTCGTACCCGGCAGCGGGCTGCTCGCCGCGACCGTGCCGGGCGCGTGGGACGGCTGGCTGACGCTGCTGCGCGACTACGGCACCAAGTCGCTGCGCGACGTCCTCGGCTACGCGATCGGCTACGCGCGCGACGGGTTCCCGCTGCTGGAGCGGGTGTCGTTCACCATCTCGACGGTCGCCGACCTGTTCCGCGAGCACTGGACGTCGTCCGCGGCGCTGTGGCTGCCGGGCGGCACCCCGCCGGAGGCCGGGTCGCGGTTCCGCAACCCCAAGCTGGCCGACACGTGGGAGTGGCTGCTCGCCGCCGCCGAAGCCGCCGGGTCGGACCGGGAGGCGCAGATCGAGGCGGCGCGGCGGGCCTGGTCGCAGGGGTTCGTGGCCGCGCAGGTGGACGAGTTCTTCCGCATCGCGCACCGCGACGACTCGGGCGCGGACCACGCGGGCGTGCTGACCGGCGAGGACATGGCGTCGTGGGAGGCGTCGTACGAGGACGCCGTGTCGGTGGACTTCGGCTCGTGGAGCGTGGTGAAGCCCGGGGCGTGGACCCAGGGGCCCGTGCTGCTGCAGCAGTTGTTGCTGCTGGAGGGGTTCGGCGACCGGCTGGCGTACGCGGACGGCGTGCCGACCGCGGAGACCGTGCACCTGGCGGTGGAGTGCGCGAAGCTGGCGTTCGCCGACCGTGAGGCCTGGTACGGGGACAGCGGCGACGTGCCCTTGGACGTACTTCTTTCGAGGGACTACGCCGGGCAGCGCCGGCAACTCGTCGGTGATCGCGCTTCACTCGATCTACGGCCCGGATCACCCGGTCCGGTCGAAGCACGCCTTCCCGGGCACGTTCTGCGAGGCCCGCGCGTTGCGAGCCGACAAGACAGCGGCGGCGCGCTCGGCGAACCCACCGTGTCCCGCGCCGGCACGGTCAAGGGCGACACGGTCCACGTCGACGTCGTCGACCGCTGGGGGAACGTCGTGTCGGCCACCCCGTCCGGCGGCTGGTTGCAGTCCTCGCCGACCATCCCGTCGCTCGGGTTCTGCCTCGGCAGCCGGGCCCAGATGTTCTGGCTGGACGAAGGACTGCCGAACTCCCTGGCCCCCGGCAAGCGCCCCCGGATCACCCTGTCGCCGACCCTGGCCCTGCGCGACGGCCTGCCCGCCATGGCCTTCGGCACCCCCGGCGGCGACCAGCAGGACCAGTGGCAGCTCGGGTTCTGGCTCGCGCACACCGTCGGCGGGATGAACCTGCAGCAGGCCATCGACTCGCCGATGTGGCACACCAACGCGTTCCCGAGCTCGTTCTACCCGCGGCCGTGGACGCCCGGCGAGCTCGTGATCGAGTCGCGGATCGGCGACGCCGCCCTGGCCGAACTGCGCGAGCGGGGCCACTCGGTGGTCGACGCGGGGCCGTGGACCCTGGGCCGGATGTCGGCCGTGGCGCGGGATTCGCGTGACGGCCTGCTGCGTGCCGCCGCCAACGCGCGCGGAGCGCAGGGCTACGCCGTCGGCCGCTGA
- a CDS encoding polysaccharide pyruvyl transferase family protein, with amino-acid sequence MSNSQDTTRPVGTVAVWGTFDLDNFGDHLFPRVTEHEITRRLAGWRVRPYSPYGHEHPCRMDGGFVADSLGDWSPRRVAELSTEVDLTLIGGGEIIHFRDDLLADAYHTTAEALAARAPSRYFVDGLGAYEAEHPVVWNAVGIPFVPSAEHAGMIKDATARREYVAVRDELSLERLRACGVERDVAVVPDLGFLLDRLVEPAVLEERLRYLRFMGWYPTDRPALIVQANRSAVHRAADIAKVLDWTLAEAVNADVVLLETGPCHGDDRFADALAARLPHRTVYRMPGGQPPEDILAAIKGSAGVVAMSFHANIAAFVFGKPWVVLDLSDQSKLRALAETMGAPDQRAVDPDTLANAIRAAFGREADPERLRRLQAAVDAHFDRVAELALASWEKRGGDPAARIAELARENELLRRAYRQLRKRQAAERVALVERLEQAENERDDVHVQWRAAIDELTARYEHDSRELAALRGTKLLRWSDPLRSVYGRVRKAGS; translated from the coding sequence GTGAGCAACAGCCAGGACACGACCCGGCCGGTCGGCACGGTCGCGGTGTGGGGGACGTTCGACCTCGACAACTTCGGCGACCACCTGTTCCCGCGGGTGACCGAGCACGAGATCACCCGGCGCTTGGCGGGGTGGCGGGTCCGCCCGTACTCGCCCTACGGGCACGAGCACCCGTGCCGGATGGACGGCGGGTTCGTGGCCGACTCGTTGGGTGACTGGAGCCCGCGGCGGGTGGCGGAGCTGTCGACCGAGGTCGACCTCACCCTCATCGGCGGCGGCGAGATCATCCACTTCCGCGACGACCTGCTGGCCGACGCCTACCACACGACCGCCGAGGCACTGGCCGCCCGTGCGCCCAGCCGGTACTTCGTCGACGGCCTCGGCGCCTACGAGGCCGAGCACCCGGTGGTGTGGAACGCGGTCGGGATCCCGTTCGTGCCCTCCGCCGAGCACGCGGGCATGATCAAGGACGCCACCGCCCGCCGCGAGTACGTGGCGGTGCGGGACGAGCTGTCGCTGGAGCGGTTGCGGGCCTGCGGCGTGGAGCGGGACGTGGCCGTGGTGCCCGACCTCGGCTTCCTGCTCGACCGCCTGGTCGAGCCCGCCGTGCTGGAGGAGCGCCTGCGGTACCTGCGGTTCATGGGCTGGTACCCGACCGATCGGCCGGCGCTGATCGTGCAGGCCAACCGGTCCGCGGTACACCGCGCCGCCGACATCGCCAAGGTCCTGGACTGGACGCTGGCCGAGGCGGTGAACGCCGACGTCGTGCTGCTGGAGACCGGACCGTGCCACGGTGACGACCGGTTCGCCGACGCGCTCGCGGCCCGCCTGCCGCACCGCACCGTCTACCGGATGCCCGGCGGCCAGCCGCCCGAGGACATCCTGGCCGCCATCAAGGGCTCGGCCGGTGTGGTCGCGATGAGCTTCCACGCCAACATCGCCGCGTTCGTCTTCGGCAAGCCCTGGGTGGTGCTCGACCTCTCCGACCAGAGCAAGCTGCGCGCCCTCGCCGAGACCATGGGCGCACCGGACCAGCGGGCCGTCGACCCCGACACCCTGGCCAACGCCATCCGGGCCGCGTTCGGCCGCGAGGCCGACCCGGAGCGCCTTCGCCGCCTGCAGGCCGCCGTGGACGCGCACTTCGACCGCGTCGCCGAGCTGGCGCTCGCGTCGTGGGAGAAGCGCGGCGGTGACCCCGCCGCCCGGATCGCCGAGCTGGCCAGGGAGAACGAGCTGCTGCGCCGCGCGTACCGGCAGCTGCGCAAGCGCCAGGCCGCCGAGCGCGTCGCACTGGTGGAACGGTTGGAGCAGGCCGAGAACGAACGCGACGACGTGCACGTCCAGTGGCGTGCGGCGATCGACGAGCTGACGGCGAGGTACGAGCACGACAGCAGGGAACTGGCCGCCCTGCGCGGCACCAAGCTGCTGCGCTGGAGCGACCCGCTGCGGTCGGTGTACGGGCGCGTCCGGAAGGCGGGCTCGTGA
- a CDS encoding DUF397 domain-containing protein yields the protein MWRKSSRSNNGGNGNCVEVSLAGRSARVRDSKNPAGPTVALPDWVAFAQAVKCGKFNA from the coding sequence GTGTGGCGCAAAAGCAGCCGTAGCAACAACGGTGGGAACGGCAACTGCGTCGAGGTCTCGCTGGCGGGCCGTTCGGCACGGGTGCGTGATTCGAAGAACCCGGCCGGTCCGACCGTGGCGCTGCCCGACTGGGTGGCCTTCGCGCAGGCGGTCAAGTGCGGGAAGTTCAACGCCTGA
- a CDS encoding helix-turn-helix domain-containing protein produces the protein MRRLGETLRELRKRAGMSQQEAADRLNYNHRKISRIEKGQRPDYHGMRAMLDQYGVPVSEWDRYMDLYAWSLEKGWWTKYDIGDHGYISLEHDALRMRTFELAYVPGLLQLESYIRQITAAARVQRSRKSIDNQVTVRLRRQERLCGDDPLVLHAVVAEPALAKADRRQLTHIIERGRLPNVTVQVLLDSVGSHDGDNGAFTVLDLAGKERRSVLYVEHAAGSLHIENPAEVRIATLTFTHLSKLALPPHESAEWIEALAAER, from the coding sequence ATGCGCAGGTTGGGTGAGACCCTCCGGGAGCTGCGCAAGCGCGCGGGCATGTCGCAGCAGGAGGCGGCGGACAGGCTCAACTACAACCACCGGAAGATCAGCCGGATAGAGAAGGGCCAGCGACCCGACTACCACGGCATGCGGGCCATGCTCGACCAGTACGGGGTGCCGGTTTCGGAGTGGGACCGGTACATGGACTTGTACGCGTGGTCTCTGGAGAAGGGCTGGTGGACCAAGTACGACATCGGTGACCACGGCTACATCAGCCTGGAGCACGATGCCCTCCGCATGAGGACTTTCGAACTGGCCTACGTACCGGGGCTGCTGCAACTGGAGAGCTACATCCGGCAGATCACCGCCGCCGCGCGGGTGCAGCGGTCGCGCAAGTCGATCGACAACCAGGTGACGGTCCGCCTGCGGAGGCAGGAGAGGTTGTGCGGCGATGATCCGCTCGTGCTGCACGCGGTGGTGGCCGAGCCGGCGCTGGCGAAGGCAGACAGGCGGCAGTTGACCCACATCATCGAGCGGGGACGGCTGCCCAACGTGACCGTACAGGTGCTGCTCGACAGCGTCGGGTCGCATGACGGGGACAACGGCGCGTTCACGGTGCTTGACCTGGCGGGCAAGGAGAGGCGGTCGGTGCTCTACGTGGAGCACGCGGCCGGATCGCTGCACATCGAGAACCCGGCAGAGGTCAGGATCGCTACACTCACCTTCACCCACCTGTCGAAGCTGGCGTTGCCCCCTCACGAGTCCGCCGAGTGGATCGAGGCGCTGGCCGCTGAGCGGTAG
- a CDS encoding sensor histidine kinase: MAWLAWVWFAATFVPLIWRKRFPVAVIAITGGSTWLYYVTGHWGPLIAAPAVAVLSLRRTRVLEQRSRQVEEERLRIAREVHDVVAHSLAMINVQAGVAAHVADRRPDEAVKALKAIKEASGRALDDLRATLGVLRTGQGTTPAPSLDRLDELVRPVPIARVVGTPGALPAPVDAAAYRVVQESLTNALRYAPDASEIVISFEHTGDALVLTVTDDGRARSDQPPQGAGSGIRGMRERVEALGGTLDAGPSTGVGRDRGFTVRAVLPWEVRGDQGGAGRRPGVGARGVPPAARHRGRVRGRRRGR, translated from the coding sequence ATGGCGTGGTTGGCGTGGGTCTGGTTCGCGGCGACGTTCGTGCCGCTGATCTGGCGCAAGCGCTTCCCCGTCGCGGTCATCGCGATCACCGGCGGGTCGACCTGGCTCTACTACGTCACCGGCCACTGGGGTCCGCTGATCGCCGCACCGGCCGTCGCCGTGCTCTCCCTGCGCCGCACGCGTGTCCTCGAACAGCGGAGCCGCCAGGTGGAAGAAGAACGGCTGCGGATCGCGCGGGAGGTGCACGACGTGGTCGCGCACAGCCTCGCCATGATCAACGTGCAGGCCGGGGTCGCCGCGCACGTCGCCGACCGCCGTCCCGACGAGGCGGTGAAGGCGCTCAAGGCGATCAAGGAAGCCAGTGGTCGCGCGTTGGACGACCTGCGGGCGACCCTCGGCGTGCTGCGGACCGGGCAGGGCACGACGCCGGCGCCCAGCCTCGACCGGCTGGACGAGCTGGTGCGGCCGGTGCCGATCGCGCGGGTCGTCGGCACACCGGGGGCACTGCCCGCCCCGGTCGACGCCGCCGCGTACCGGGTGGTGCAGGAGTCGCTGACCAACGCGCTGCGGTACGCGCCGGACGCGTCCGAGATCGTCATCTCGTTCGAGCACACCGGGGACGCCCTGGTCCTCACCGTCACCGACGACGGCCGTGCCCGGTCCGACCAGCCGCCGCAGGGCGCGGGCTCCGGCATCCGCGGCATGCGGGAACGGGTGGAGGCGCTCGGCGGCACGCTGGACGCGGGCCCGTCGACCGGTGTCGGGCGGGACCGGGGCTTCACCGTCAGGGCGGTCCTACCGTGGGAGGTTCGTGGTGATCAGGGTGGTGCTGGCCGACGACCAGGCGTTGGTGCGCGCGGGGTTCCGCCTGCTGCTCGACACCGAGGACGGGTTCGAGGTCGTCGGCGAGGCCGGTGA
- a CDS encoding alginate O-acetyltransferase AlgX-related protein → MSTEPPKPLSLPPVPESLLPREHVLYRPRHSSRQRTALTLAIIFFCTPAFLLLAGVRPGEFENRKLAEFPSVTDGWAFFTGLDAWATDHLPLRQQAVIAADGISRGVFGEPPKLQRETTVAGPVQAPAPPTPEPEDRDTPMPSDFPDVIEGRRGWLYFGEDMRGACNPTRSLDEVLGRLRDLRTAVESSGRQFVLVVAPNKSTAVPEHLPTRYYGADCAARTREEFWRRLSTETGALDLRSGLDAAARRTGEPVYSRLDTHWTYRGGLVAVRAIVERIRPGATKTWKVEDGDVVEVPGDLSRLLGRTENVQLTTHKLAPDGKRSRSRAVAKPQEEPKRYVQLPGTGMVNTSVGMLGDSFSLYVLRDLVAPFSDLTLQNTDKVPQNPQRVADMLAGRNVVVLEASERSLVSGVNPMLDQDVIGVIGATLAARPK, encoded by the coding sequence GTGAGCACCGAGCCGCCCAAGCCTCTGAGCCTCCCGCCGGTGCCCGAGTCGCTGCTGCCCCGCGAGCACGTTCTCTACCGGCCCCGGCACAGCAGCCGCCAGCGCACCGCGCTGACCCTCGCGATCATCTTCTTCTGCACTCCCGCGTTCCTCCTGCTCGCGGGCGTCCGCCCCGGTGAGTTCGAGAACCGCAAGCTCGCCGAGTTCCCGTCGGTCACCGACGGCTGGGCCTTCTTCACCGGCCTGGACGCCTGGGCGACCGACCACCTGCCGCTGCGGCAGCAGGCCGTGATCGCGGCCGACGGGATCAGCCGCGGCGTGTTCGGCGAGCCGCCCAAGCTCCAGCGGGAGACGACCGTCGCCGGTCCGGTGCAGGCGCCCGCGCCGCCGACCCCCGAACCCGAGGACCGCGACACCCCGATGCCCTCGGACTTCCCCGACGTGATCGAGGGCAGGCGCGGCTGGCTGTACTTCGGCGAGGACATGCGCGGCGCGTGCAACCCGACCCGCTCGCTGGACGAGGTGCTCGGCAGGCTGCGCGACCTGCGCACGGCCGTGGAGTCGTCCGGTCGGCAGTTCGTCCTCGTCGTCGCGCCCAACAAGTCGACCGCGGTGCCCGAGCACCTGCCCACCCGGTACTACGGCGCGGACTGCGCGGCGCGGACCCGCGAGGAGTTCTGGCGCAGGCTCTCGACCGAGACCGGCGCGCTGGACCTGCGGTCGGGGCTGGACGCCGCCGCCCGGCGGACCGGCGAACCGGTCTACTCGCGACTGGACACCCACTGGACCTACCGGGGCGGCCTGGTGGCGGTCCGCGCGATCGTCGAGCGGATCCGCCCCGGCGCCACCAAGACCTGGAAGGTCGAGGACGGCGACGTCGTTGAGGTGCCCGGCGACCTGTCCAGGCTGCTCGGCCGGACGGAGAACGTCCAGCTCACGACCCACAAGCTGGCGCCGGACGGCAAGCGCTCACGCTCCCGCGCGGTGGCCAAGCCGCAGGAGGAGCCCAAGCGGTACGTGCAGCTGCCCGGCACCGGCATGGTGAACACGTCGGTCGGCATGCTCGGCGACTCGTTCAGCCTCTACGTGCTCCGGGACCTGGTCGCGCCGTTCTCCGACCTCACCCTCCAGAACACCGACAAGGTGCCGCAGAACCCGCAGCGGGTCGCCGACATGCTCGCCGGGAGGAACGTCGTGGTGCTGGAGGCGTCCGAGCGCAGCCTGGTCAGCGGCGTCAACCCGATGCTGGACCAGGACGTGATCGGTGTGATCGGCGCTACTCTCGCCGCCCGGCCAAAGTAA